The sequence GATCGTTCGCCACCTGGTGGCCGGCGAGCGCGTCGAGATCCTGGTCCAGAGCAGCACGGCCAAGCGCAGCGCTTTGGAGGTGCTTCGCCGGGCCCACGTCCCGCTGGTCAACGTCCGCTTCCATCCCTGGCCGACGAACCGCGGCTGGACGCGCGATTTCGCTCCCCTGTTCGTCTCCCTCAAGCGCTCCGGCGCGGCGCGGGTGCGCCGGCTGCCTGGCGTGACGCCGCCCTCGGCACTGGCTCTGGTGAAGTGGCGCTTCAATGCCTGGGCCAAGTATCCCGACTGG comes from Terriglobales bacterium and encodes:
- a CDS encoding agmatine deiminase family protein; this translates as MTDPHASLAPSATPAALGYRMPAEWEPHAATWIGWPHNRTDWPGKFEAIPWVYAEIVRHLVAGERVEILVQSSTAKRSALEVLRRAHVPLVNVRFHPWPTNRGWTRDFAPLFVSLKRSGAARVRRLPGVTPPSALALVKWRFNAWAKYPDW